From the Flavobacterium gyeonganense genome, the window TTTCAGATTCAACTTCTAAATCATTTACACCGTAATTACCGATATGCGGATTAGTAGTCACCATGATTTGCCCAAAATATGAAGGATCTGTAAAAATCTCCTGATATCCTGTCATTCCTGTATTAAAACAAACTTCACCAAAAGTTTTACCGCTAATACCGATAGATTTACCATGAAAAATAGTTCCGTCACTTAGTAATAAAATGGCGCTTTGTCGAGTTGTGTATTTCATTGTTTAATTTCTATTATTATAATCTTAATACTGAATTTAAAAACTCAGCGTAATTAGATATTTTGCAAATTTACTTTTTTAAAAGACCGCTGACAAGATTTTTTAAAAATTTCATTCATAAAAATAAAACCCAGTCATTTAAAAAAGTTAAATTTTGTTCTTAAAAAAAATCAAAAAAAAAGGATAAACTAAAAATTAGCTTATCCTTGATTTCTATAGAATCATTATTTTCATAATTATTCAGAAGCTTCAGTAGTCGTTTCTGATTCAGCAGCTGGAGCTTCCGGAGTTACCTCTTCAGCTTTTTTAGCTTTACCACCACGACGGCTTTTTGCTTTTTTAACTTCTTTTTTACCACCGTTGTAAAGTTCATTGAAATCTACAAGTTCGATCATCGCCATATCAGCGTTATCTCCTAAACGATTTCCAACTTTAATGATACGAGTGTATCCACCTGGACGGTCACCAACTTTAGCAGCCACATCTCTGAACAAGTCAGTTACAGCATATTTACTACGTAGGTAAGCAAAAACAATACGACGGTTGTGAGTCGTATCTTCTTTTGATTTTGTGATTAAAGGCTCAACAAATTGTTTAAGCGCTTTAGCTTTTGCAACAGTAGTGTTAATACGTTTGTGCTCGATAAGAGAACAAGCCATATTAGCCAACATAGCTTTTCTATGTCCAGTCTGTCTGCTTAAGTGATTGAATTTTTTTCCGTGTCTCATGACGTGTTTTTTAAAACCTTCATCTTGCTTCTATCCTCTTTGGAGAGCAAAATACGAAGTGGTTTATTCTTTATCTAATTTGTATTTAGCTAAGTCCATTCCGAAAGTTAAATTTTTAACTGCAACAAGTTCGTCAAGCTCAGTTAAAGATTTTTTACCAAAATTACGGAATTTCATTAGGTCATTTTTATTGAACGATACTAAATCACCAAGTGTATCAACTTCAGCCGCTTTCAAGCAATTTAATGCTCTCACAGATAAATCCATATCAACAAGCTTAGTTTTAAGCAATTGTCTCATATGCAATGACTCTTCATCATACGATTCTGTTTGTGCAATTTCGTCAGCCTCAAGTGTAATTCTTTCATCAGAAAACAACATAAAATGGTGAATTAAAACTTTAGCAGCTTCAGTAAGAGCATCTTTTGGATTGATAGATCCATCAGTTTTGATTTCAAAAACTAATTTTTCGTAATCTGTTTTTTGCTCTACACGGAAATTTTCGATTGCATATTTTACATTTTTTACCGGAGTAAAAATAGAATCTGTAAAAATTGTTCCAATTGCAGCATTCTGTTTTTTGTTCTCTTCAGCAGGAACGTATCCTCTACCTTTTTCGATTGTTAAATCGAAGTTCAATTTGATTTTAGAATCTAAATTACAGATAACAAGGTCTGGATTCAGAACTTGGAAACCTGAGATAAATTTTTGAAAATCACCTGCTGTCAATTGGTCTTTACCAGAAACAGAAATAGTAACTGATTCATTATCGATATCTTCAATCTGACGTTTGAAACGTACTTGCTTAAGATTAAGGATAATTTCTGTAACGTCCTCAACAACACCTGAAATAGTAGAAAACTCATGATCTACACCTTCGATACGAACAGATGTAATTGCATAACCTTCTAACGCTGAAAGCAAAACTCTTCTAAGTGCATTACCAACAGTCAATCCATAACCAGGTTCTAAAGGTCTAAATTCGAATTTACCTTCAAAATCGGTTGAATCGATCATGATAACTTTATCGGGCTTTTGAAAATTAAATATTGCCATAAATTTCGACTAAGTCAATTATTATTTGTTGTACAACTCTACGATTAATTGTTCTTTAATGTTTTCTGGAATTTGAAGTCTTGCAGGAACAGAAACGAAAGTTCCTTCTTTAAGATCATTATTCCAGGTAATCCATTCATAAACATGACTTGAATTTGATAAAGAACGTTCGATAGCTTCTAACGATTTAGATTTTTCACGAACTGCAACTTTATCACCAGGCTTAAGGTGGTAAGAAGGGATATTTACAACTTCACCATTAACAGTAATGTGTCTATGAGAAACTAATTGTCTTGCACCTCTACGAGATGGAGCAATTCCCATTCTAAAAACAACATTATCTAATCTCGCTTCACATAATTGTAAAAGAACTTCACCAGTAACACCTTTAGTAGCTGATGCTTTTTTAAATAAACCTCTGAATTGTTTTTCTAAAATCCCATAAGAATATTTAGCTTTTTGCTTTTCCATTAACTGAACAGCATACTCAGATTTTTTACCTCTTTTTTTAGCCATCCCGTGTTGTCCAGGTGGGTAATTTCTTTTTCGAAAGATTTATCATCTCCGAAGATTGCTTCGCCAAATTTACGAGCAATTCTAGTTTTAGGACCAGTATATCTTGCCATTTCTAAAAATTAATTTAAGGTAGAGATTATGAATTCAGGTCATATCCTTCGATAATCGTCATTCTACCTTGTTATACTTAAATAATATTATTAAACTCTACGTCTTTTTGGAGGACGACATCCGTTGTGAGGCATTGGAGTAACATCGATAATCTCAGTAACTTCAATTCCACCATTATGAATAGAACGAATAGCAGACTCACGTCCGTTACCCGGTCCTTTTACATAAACCTTAACTTTTTTCAGTCCAGCCTCTAGAGCTACTTTACTACAATCTTCTGCTGCCATTTGAGCTGCATACGGAGTATTCTTTTTAGAACCTCTGAATCCCATTTTACCAGCTGAAGACCAAGAAATAACTTCGCCTTTCTTATTTGTCAAAGAAATAATAATATTGTTGAAAGTGGCAGAAATATGAGCCTCACCCGTTGATTCAACGATAACTTTACGTTTTTTTGCAGTTGCCTTAGCCATATTACTTATTATTTAGTTGCTTTTTTCTTGTTAGCAACAGTTTTTCTTTTACCTTTTCTTGTTCTAGAGTTATTTTTAGTTCTTTGTCCTCTTAATGGAAGACCAGATCTATGACGGATACCTCTGTAACAACCAATATCCATTAAACGTTTGATGTTTAAAGAAACTTCAGAACGCAATTCTCCTTCAATCTTGTAAAACGAAACTGCATCACGAATTGCTCCGATCTCGTCGTCATTCCAATCTTGAACTTTTTTATCCTGGCTAACCTGAGCTTTTTCTAAAATCTCAATAGCTCTACTTTTTCCTAATCCGAAAATATAGGTAAGTGCAATAACACCTCTTTTGTTTTTTGGGATATCTACCCCTGCTATTCTTGCCATAATTATCCTTGTCTTTGTTTAAATCTAGGATTCTTTTTGTTTATTACGTACAGTCTCCCTTTTCTACGCACGATAATGCACTCGGCACTTCTCTTTTTTACTGATGCTCTAACTTTCATAGTAATTATCCTTTAATATCGATAAGTAATTCTTGCTTTTGACAAATCATAAGGACTCATTTCTAGTTTCACTTTATCACCAGGTAATAATTTGATGTAATGCATACGCATTTTACCAGAAATATGAGCAATTACAATATGTCCATTTTCTAACTCTACACGGAACATCGCATTTGATAATGCTTCAATGATTGATCCGTCTTGTTCTATTGCTGATTGTTTTGCCATAAATATATTAAGCTACTGCTTTTCTATTTTTACCAGTCTTCATTAAACCATCATAATGCTTGTTTAACAAGTATGAATTGATTTGCTGAATAGTATCTATTGCAACACCAACCATAATTATTAAAGAGGTACCTCCAAAAAACATTGCCCAAGATTGTTGTACATCCATAACACTTACAACAATAGCCGGGAACACAGCAATTAGAGCAAGAAATAAAGATCCTGGGAAAGTTATTAAAGACATCACTTTATCAAGAAAGTCTGAAGTTTCAGCACCTGGCCTTACACCCGGAATAAAACCACCACTTCTTTTTAAATCATCGGCCATTTTGTTAGTAGGTACTGTGATTGCAGTATAGAAGAATGTGAATACAATAATTAAAGTTGCAAAAACAAAATTATACCAAAACCCAAACATATTACTAAATGTTCCAACAATAGATTGTGATGTATCTGATTTAGACAATCCGGCTACAGCAGCAGGAATAAACATAATTGCCTGAGCAAAAATGATTGGCATAACCCCAGAAGCATTAAGCTTAAGCGGAATCCATTGCCTGTTACCACCAGCCAAATCCTGTTCATAATCCCCAGTTGTTGTACGACGAGCATATTGAACCGGAATTCTACGTACTGCCATCGTTAATAACACACAAGAAATGATAACCAATAACCAAACTATAATTTCAATAACTAATAACATTGGACCTCCATTGTTGTTAGTAACTCTGGTTGTGAATTCTTGTATAAAAGCTTGCGGTAAACGAGCTAAGATACCAACCATAATCAATAATGAAATTCCATTTCCAATCCCTTTATCTGTAATTTTTTCCCCAAGCCACATAGCAAAAATAGTGCCTGTAACCAAGATAATAACAGAAGAAAACAAAAACTCAGGTGAGTTAAACCCTAACAAAAATGCATTGCCAGGTAGTGTTCTGTATAAATTATAGATATAAGTTGGACCTTGAACCAAAGTAATAGCAATAGTTAACCAACGGGTAATTTGATTAATCTTTTTTCTACCGCTTTCTCCATCATTTTGAAGTTTTTGCAAATATGGAATCGCAATTCCCATTAACTGGACAACAATAGAAGCAGAAATGTAAGGCATAATCCCTAAAGCAAAAACTGAAGCTTTAGAGAAAGCACCTCCGGTGAACATGTCTAAGATAGATCCTAAACCATTTTTAGTTTGTCCCGCTAAACCAGTTAGTTGAGTTGCATCAATTCCCGGAAGCGTAACATGTGCTCCAAAACGATATACTAAAAGCAATCCTAATGTAATTAAGATTCTGTTTTTAAGTTCTTCGATTTTCCAAACATTACTTATTGATTCAATAAATTTCTTCATACAATAGAAAAATTATATTGTTACAGCCTCTCCACCAGCAGCTTCTATAGCAGCTTTAGCAGTAGCAGTAAATTTGTGAGCAGTTACTTTTAATTTTGCTTTCAATTCTCCTCTACCTAAAATCTTAACAATTTCGTTTTTGGTAGCCAAACGGTTTGCAACAAAGTCTGTCATAGAAACAGAATCCGTAATTACACCATTATCTACTAGCAATTGAAGTGTATCTAAATTAACACCTTCGTATTCTTTACGATTGATGTTTGTGAAACCAAACTTAGGCACACGTCTTTGAAGTGGCATTTGCCCTCCTTCAAAACCAATCTTTTTAGAATAACCAGAACGAGATTTTGCTCCTTTGTGACCTCTTGCTGCAGTGCCACCTTTACCAGAACCCTCTCCTCTACCTAATCTTTTATTTTGATTGTGTGTTGACCCTTCAGCTGGTTGTAAGTTACTTAAATTCATAACAGTATTTGTTATTTAGCTTCTTCAACAGAAACTAAGTGTTTAACTTTGTTTATCATCCCAAGGATAGCAGGATTTGAATCATGCTCTACAACTTGTCCCATTTTACGTAGACCCAAAGCTTCCAAACCTCTCTTTTGAGAAAGAGGACAGTTGATTTTGCTTCTTACTTGTTTTACTAATAATTTAGCCATAATTTCCTTGAATTAACCTTTAAAAACTTTTTCTAAAGAAACACCTCTCTGTCTTGCAACAGTATGAGCGCTTCTCATTTGCAATAAAGCATCAAAAGTTGCTTTAACTACGTTATGAGGGTTTGATGATCCCTGAGATTTAGATAATACATCGTGAATACCTACTGATTCAAGAACCGAACGAACAGCTCCACCAGCAATAACTCCTGTACCATGAGAAGCAGGAATTAAAAACACACGTGCACCACCAAATTTTCCTTTTTGTTCGTGAGGAACAGATTGACCATTTAAAGGAATTTTCACTAAATTTTTCTTAGCATCTTCTACTGCTTTCGCAATTGCTTCAGAAACATCTTTAGATTTTCCTAATCCATGACCAACTACTCCGTTTTCATCACCTACAACTACAATAGCAGAAAAACCGAAAGCTCTACCTCCTTTTGTAACCTTAGTAACACGATTAACACTAACTAGACGATCTTTAAGTTCAAGACCACTAGGTTTTACCAATTCTACATTTTTGTATTTAGACATAATATATTAGAATTTAAGTCCAGCGGCTCTTGCGCCTTCTGCTAATGATTTAATACGACCGTGATATAAATAACCACCTCTGTCAAAAGTGATGGTATCAATCCCGGCTTTTAACGCTTTTTCAGCAACTAGTTTTCCAACTGCAGCCGCTACTTCAACGTTAGTACCTTTTCCTATTTCTTTTTCTCTTGAAGATGCAGCTAATAAAGTAACTCCATTTACATCATCAATAAGTTGAGCGTAAATTTCCTTATTACTTCTAAATACAGATAATCTAGGATTAGTTGCTGTACCACTAATCGATTTTCTAATTCTGAATCTAATTCTCTGTCTTCTATCAGATTTTGTTAATGACATAATCTTATTTTTTAAGCTGATTTACCTGCTTTTCTTCTTAATACTTCACCCACAAATTTAACACCTTTTCCTTTGTATGGTTCAGGCTTACGGAAACCTCTGATTTTCGCAGCAACCTGTCCTAAAAGTTGTTTATCAAATGATGTTAATTTTACGATAGGGTTTTTTCCTTTTTCAGATATTGTTTCTACTACTACTTCAGGAGCAACTTCCAAAACAATATTGTGAGAATATCCAAGAGCTAAATCTAACTTCTGACCTTGATTTGAGGCTCTGTAACCAACTCCAACTAATTCAAGTTCTTTTGTAAAACCTTCAGATACTCCAACAATCATGTTACTGATTAATGATCTGTACAATCCGTGTTTTGCTCTTTGGTCTTTATGATCAGACGATCTTTCAACTAATGCTTGATCGCCTTCAACTGTTACAGTTACGTCCGAAAACTCCTGAGTTAGTTGACCTTTTTTTCCTTTTACTGTAATAATACCGTCTTTAACTTCTACAGTTACGCCAGCAGGGATTACAATTGGGCTTTTACCTATTCTTGACATCTTATTTAGTCTTTAAAATTAGTATACGTAACAAATTACTTCACCACCTACATTTAATTGTTTCGCTTGTTTTCCAGTCATAAGACCTTTTGAAGTTGAAACAATTGCAATTCCTAATCCGTTAAGGATTCTTGGTAATTTGGCAGCACCTGCGTATTTACGTAAACCAGGTTTACTAATTCTTTGGATATCTTTAATTACAGGCTCTTTAGTATCTTTATCATACTTCAAAGCAATTTTGATTGAACCCTGAACAGAGTTGTCTTCAAATTTGTAACTTAAGATATAACCTTGATCAAATAAGATCTTAGTTATTTCTTTTTTTAGATTAGAAGCCGGAATCTCAACAACTTTGTGGTTTGCAGCCACAGCGTTACGAACTCTAGTCAAATAATCTGCAATAGGATCTGTATACATATGTATTTGATTGCGATTATGGTTTTCGGGAGACACCCGTCTCCCGAACCTTTAATCAATTAAAATTATTTTTTGGTTTGCAAAAGTAATAACTTATTGCGAGATTACCAAGACGCTTTTTTAACTCCAGGAATTAAGCCATTATTAGCCATCTCACGAAAAGTTACACGAGAAATACCAAATTGACGAATATAACCTCTTGGTCTACCTGTTAATTTACAACGATTGTGCAAACGAACTGGTGAAGCATTTTTAGGTAATTTCTGTAAAGCTTCAAAATCCCCAGCTTCTTTCAAAGCTTTTCTCTTCTCAGCGTACTTAGCTACCGTTTTCTCTCTTTTCACCTCACGGGCTTTCATTGATTCTTTAGCCATGTCTTAATTCTTTTTAAAAGGTAAACCTAATTCAGCCAATAATGACTTTGCTTCTTTGTCAGTTTTTGCAGTAGTAACAAAAGTGATATCCATTCCTGAAATTTTGTTTACTTTATCAATATCAATTTCAGGGAAAATGATTTGCTCTAAAACTCCAAGATTGTAATTACCTCTTCCGTCGAAACCAGTAGCTTTAATACCACTAAAATCTCTAACACGTGGCAAAGCAGAAGTAACAAGTCTGTCTAAAAACTCATACATTCTTTCTCCACGCAAAGTAACTTTTGCTCCAATAGGCATCCCTTTTCTCAATTTGAATGACGCAACGTCTTTCTTTGAAATTGTAGATACTGCTTTTTGTCCAGTGATCTTAGTTAACTCATCAACTGCATAGTCAATAAGTTTTTTATCAGATACAGCTGCACCAACTCCACGGCTCAAAACGATTTTTTCAAGTTTAGGAACTTGCATTACGTTTGTATATCCGAACTCTTCTTTAAGAGCAGAGATTACTCTACTCTTATATTCTTCTTTTAGTCTAGGTGTATATGCCATTACTATAGTACTTGATTAGATTTTTTTGAAAATCTTACTTTCTTATCTCCTTCTACTCTAATACCTACTCTAGTTGTTTCCTTAGTTTTAGGATCAATTAGAGAAATGTTAGAAATTTGAATAGAAGCCTCTTTCTTAACGATACCACCTTGAGGGTTTTTAGCACTTGGTTTTGTATGTTTCGAAACCATGTTTACACCTTCAACTATCGCTTTATTTTTCTCACGGTAAACACGCAAAACTTTACCTTCAGCACCTTTATGGTCTCCTGCAATAACTCTTACGATATCTCCTGATTTAATTTTTAGCTTTATCATCTTAAAACGAATTAAAGCACTTCTGGTGCTAATGATACAATTTTCATGAATTGTTTTTCACGAAGTTCTCTTGCTACCGGACCAAAAACACGAGTTCCTCTCATTTCACCTGCAGCATTCAAAAGAACACATGCATTATCATCGAAACGGATATAAGAACCATCAGCTCTTCTCACTTCTTTTTTGGTACGTACAACAACTGCAGTTGAAACAGCTCCTTTTTTAACGTTACCGTTAGGAGTTGCATCTTTAATAGATACTACAATCTTGTCACCAACAGAGGCATACCTTCTTTTGGTACCTCCTAAAACACGGATAGTTAAAACTTCTTTTGCACCCGTATTATCTGCTACTTTTAGTCTTGATTCCTGTTGTACCATAATTATTTAGCTCTTTCTAAGATTTCAACTAATCTCCAACATTTTGTTTTACTTAAAGGACGCGTTTCGCTAATTCTTACAGTATCTCCAATGTTACAGTCGTTTGTTTCGTCGTGTGCAACATATTTTTTAGTTTTCAACACGAACTTACCGTATAATGGGTGTTTTACTTTTCTTACTTCTGCAATAACAATAGACTTGTCCATTTTATTTGAAGTAACAACACCAATTCTTTCTTTTCTTAAATTTCTTTTTTCTTCCATCTTTCAGCAGAATACAATTATTGTAACTCTCTTTTAGTTAACTCAGTAGCTAATCTAGCAACCGTTCTTCTTACACTTCTGATTTGAAGTGGGTTTGCAATTGGAGAAATAGCATGAGCCATTTTTAGGTCAGCATATACTTTCTTAGTTTGACTAAGCTTTTCTTGCAACTCCGCTGCAGAAAGATCTTTTATTTCTGATTGTTTCATAATAAATATAAATTATGCTTCGAAATCTCTAGCAACGACGAATTTAGTTTTTACTGGAAGTTTCTGAGCTGCAAGACGTAAAGCCTCTTTTGCAACTGATAATGGAACTCCTCCAACTTCAAACATAATTCTTCCTGGTTTAACAACAGCAGCCCAATACTCAACTGCTCCTTTACCTTTACCCATACGTACTTCAAGAGGCTTCTTAGTGATAGGTTTGTCTGGAAATATTTTAATCCATAATTGTCCCTCTCTCTTCATATAACGAGTTGCAGCGATACGCGCAGCTTCTATTTGACGAGAAGTTAAGAACATTCCATCTTCATGTACAGATTTAATACCAAACATTCCATTAGAAAGTTCATGCCCTCTTTGAGAGTTACCTTTCATCTTACCTTTTTGTACCTTACGGTATTTTGTTCTTTTAGGCTGTAACATTTTTCTTTAGTTTAAAAATTTACTTTCTTTTACGAGCGTCTGGTTTACCACCTTTATTAAAGGGTTTTCTGTCTCCTCTTGGAGAATCACCACCTTTACCACCACCAGTTCCAGATTGCTTTTTATCCATTCCTGCAAGTGGAGAAAGATCTCTCTTTCCATAAACTTCACCTTTCATGATCCATACTTTGATACCCATCCTACCGTAAGTAGTGTGAGCTTCAGCCAAAGCATAATCAATATCAGCTCTGAAAGTTGATAGAGGAATTCTACCTTCTTTGAAACCTTCAGAACGTGCCATCTCAGCACCATTCAAACGACCAGAAATCAAAACTTTAATACCTTCAGCGTTCATACGCATAGAAGCAGCAATAGCCATTTTGATTGCACGTCTGTAAGAAATACGGCTTTCGATTTGACGAGCGATGCTTGTCGCCACAAGATAAGCATCTAACTCAGGTCTTTTAATTTCAAAGATGTTAATTTGAACCTCTTTATCAGTAACTTTCTTAAGTTCCTCTTTTAACTTGTCTACCTCTTGCCCACCTTTTCCGATAATAATACCAGGTCTAGCAGTAGTGATAGTAACGGTTACAAGCTTTAAAGTTCTCTCGATGATTACTTTAGATACACTAGCTTTTGATAAACGAGCGTGGATATACTTTCTGATTTTGTGATCTTCGGCAAGTTTATCACCGTAATCATTTCCACCATACCAGTTTGAGTCCCATCCTCTGATGATACCAAGTCTATTTCCAATTGGATTTGTCTTTTGTCCCATGCTGCTTAAGAATTGCTTTGTGTGTTATTGATAGCTCCAAGCACGATTGTTACGTGATTAGAACGTTTTCTTATTCTGTGTGCACGACCTTGTGGAGCTGGACGAAGTCTTTTTAACATCATTCCACCATCTACTCTGATCTCTTTAACAAATAATCCAGCTTCTTCTAAATTACCTTCACTATTTTTTTGCTCCCAGTTGTTGATTGCAGATAATAATAGTTTTTCTAATTTTCTTGAAGCTTCTTTAGAACTGAATCTTAAAATGTTAAGTGCTCTTTCTACCTTCTGACCTCTTACCAAGTCCGCTACTAAGCGCATTTTTCTAGGTGAAGTAGGGCAGTTATTCAATTTTGCGAAAGCGATAGACTTATTAGCCTCTTTTCTCGCATCTGCTGTTTCTCTTTTACGAACTCCCATTGCTTCTTATTTTTTACCTTTATTTTTTGCTCCAGCATGACCTCTAAAAGATCTAGTTGGTGAAAACTCTCCTAATTTGTGACCTACCATGTTTTCTGTTACGTAAACTGGTACAAATTGACGACCGTTATGAACTGCAATAGTTTGGCCAACGAAATCCGGAGTAATCATAGAAGCTCTAGACCAAGTCTTAACTACACTATTTTTACCACTTTCTACGTTTTCCTGAACTTTTTTGTCTAATTTATAATGAACGAAAGGTCCTTTTTTTAATGAACGTGCCATATCTTATTATTTCTTTCTACGTTCTACGATATACTTGTTACTCGGGTTTTTCTTAGAACGAGTTCTGTAACCTTTAGCTGGCAATCCGTTTCTTGAACGTGGATGCCCTCCAGATGAACGTCCTTCACCACCTCCCATAGGGTGATCAACAGGGTTCATTGCTACTGGTCTAGTTCTAGGTCTTCTTCCTAACCATCTTGTTCTACCTGCTTTTCCAGATACAACTAATTGGTGATCAGAATTAGAAACAGCTCCAATTGTAGCCGAACAAGTCAACAAGATTAATCTTGTCTCCCCAGATGGCATTTTAATTGTTGCATATTTCCCGTCTCTTGCCATTAACTGAGCAAAAGTTCCAGCTGAACGAGCAATAACAGCTCCTTGTCCTGGACGTAACTCAATACAAGATATAACAGTTCCAAGAGGAATTCTGCTTAAAGGTAAAGTATTACCAATCTCAGGTTGAGATTCTGGACCAGAAACTAATTTCTGACCAACTTTTAATCCATTCTGAGCGATAATATAAGTTTTCTCTCCATCAGCATAAGCTAATAAAGCGATAAATGCAGTACGATTTGGATCGTATTCGATTGATTTCACAGTAGCCGGAATTCCGTCTTTAGTTCTTTTGAAATCAATAATACGATATCTCTGCTTGTGACCACCACCCGTATAACGCATGGTCATCTTTCCTTGACTATTTCTACCTCCAGAGTTTTTTATCGGCGCTATCAAAGAGCGTTCCGGCTTATCAGTTGTAATGGCGTCATAACCATTCACAACTCTAAATCGCTGACCTGGGGTAATAGGTTTTAATTTTCTTACTGACATTTTTCTATCTTAGATA encodes:
- the rplP gene encoding 50S ribosomal protein L16: MLQPKRTKYRKVQKGKMKGNSQRGHELSNGMFGIKSVHEDGMFLTSRQIEAARIAATRYMKREGQLWIKIFPDKPITKKPLEVRMGKGKGAVEYWAAVVKPGRIMFEVGGVPLSVAKEALRLAAQKLPVKTKFVVARDFEA
- the rplX gene encoding 50S ribosomal protein L24 yields the protein MIKLKIKSGDIVRVIAGDHKGAEGKVLRVYREKNKAIVEGVNMVSKHTKPSAKNPQGGIVKKEASIQISNISLIDPKTKETTRVGIRVEGDKKVRFSKKSNQVL
- the rpmC gene encoding 50S ribosomal protein L29, which produces MKQSEIKDLSAAELQEKLSQTKKVYADLKMAHAISPIANPLQIRSVRRTVARLATELTKRELQ
- the rpsS gene encoding 30S ribosomal protein S19, producing the protein MARSLKKGPFVHYKLDKKVQENVESGKNSVVKTWSRASMITPDFVGQTIAVHNGRQFVPVYVTENMVGHKLGEFSPTRSFRGHAGAKNKGKK
- the rpsQ gene encoding 30S ribosomal protein S17 → MEEKRNLRKERIGVVTSNKMDKSIVIAEVRKVKHPLYGKFVLKTKKYVAHDETNDCNIGDTVRISETRPLSKTKCWRLVEILERAK
- the rpsC gene encoding 30S ribosomal protein S3; amino-acid sequence: MGQKTNPIGNRLGIIRGWDSNWYGGNDYGDKLAEDHKIRKYIHARLSKASVSKVIIERTLKLVTVTITTARPGIIIGKGGQEVDKLKEELKKVTDKEVQINIFEIKRPELDAYLVATSIARQIESRISYRRAIKMAIAASMRMNAEGIKVLISGRLNGAEMARSEGFKEGRIPLSTFRADIDYALAEAHTTYGRMGIKVWIMKGEVYGKRDLSPLAGMDKKQSGTGGGKGGDSPRGDRKPFNKGGKPDARKRK
- the rplV gene encoding 50S ribosomal protein L22, whose protein sequence is MGVRKRETADARKEANKSIAFAKLNNCPTSPRKMRLVADLVRGQKVERALNILRFSSKEASRKLEKLLLSAINNWEQKNSEGNLEEAGLFVKEIRVDGGMMLKRLRPAPQGRAHRIRKRSNHVTIVLGAINNTQSNS
- the rplN gene encoding 50S ribosomal protein L14; the encoded protein is MVQQESRLKVADNTGAKEVLTIRVLGGTKRRYASVGDKIVVSIKDATPNGNVKKGAVSTAVVVRTKKEVRRADGSYIRFDDNACVLLNAAGEMRGTRVFGPVARELREKQFMKIVSLAPEVL
- the rplB gene encoding 50S ribosomal protein L2, with protein sequence MSVRKLKPITPGQRFRVVNGYDAITTDKPERSLIAPIKNSGGRNSQGKMTMRYTGGGHKQRYRIIDFKRTKDGIPATVKSIEYDPNRTAFIALLAYADGEKTYIIAQNGLKVGQKLVSGPESQPEIGNTLPLSRIPLGTVISCIELRPGQGAVIARSAGTFAQLMARDGKYATIKMPSGETRLILLTCSATIGAVSNSDHQLVVSGKAGRTRWLGRRPRTRPVAMNPVDHPMGGGEGRSSGGHPRSRNGLPAKGYRTRSKKNPSNKYIVERRKK